One genomic segment of Methanococcus voltae PS includes these proteins:
- a CDS encoding OsmC family protein gives MGEATIKLAGKSIDTKLNAEAHHYQIISDEPVSLGGKGEAPNPMEYLLMAYAGCLNALSRYYIDLKGLEVREMFLEVHGKFNTDKLKLRETTKRAGFEYINVSIEFDTDEPIEKIEEIVKMVKEGCPMHDNITNPTPTIIDYKIKDMGE, from the coding sequence ATGGGAGAAGCAACTATTAAATTAGCTGGCAAAAGTATCGATACGAAGTTAAATGCGGAAGCACATCATTATCAAATTATTTCTGACGAGCCTGTATCGTTAGGCGGTAAAGGTGAGGCTCCAAATCCTATGGAATATTTATTGATGGCATATGCCGGATGTTTAAATGCTTTAAGCAGATATTATATTGATTTAAAAGGTTTGGAAGTTCGTGAAATGTTTTTAGAAGTTCATGGTAAATTTAACACGGATAAATTAAAGTTGAGAGAAACTACTAAAAGAGCAGGTTTTGAATATATAAACGTTTCAATCGAATTTGATACTGATGAGCCTATAGAAAAGATTGAAGAAATCGTTAAAATGGTTAAAGAAGGATGTCCTATGCACGATAACATAACTAACCCAACACCTACAATAATTGATTACAAAATCAAAGATATGGGCGAGTAA